ATGCTGGTAATGCTATTAATTCATTTAATATTGTTGCTGGTGGAGATAACACTAATATTACTGGATTAGACTTTATTAACTATTGTTTATACATTAAAGGTGCTTCCAACGTAACCGTTGATAATATTAGTATTGTTGCTAATAAACGTGGTGTCGGTTCTGGTACTGGATTCTTGTCTATCCACACTGGTGCTTATAACACTCTCGTTAAAAATAGTTACTTTGAAAATGGTGGAACTGGTTCCAGTTTACTTGTTTTAGGTAAAGGTGGAGCTTATGCTGTATTTGATCACAATTTATTCAATATAACTGGTTCTAGTGGTAATATTCTTTCTGCTAACCAATTTGTTGGTCAAGGTGCTGCTCCTGAGCATGTTTCATACACTAATAATGTTTTATACAACAACCAACCTGGAAGTGCATTCTGTTATGCTATGACTGTTAGTGGCTCTGGTAACCTTGTTGAAAATAACACTATCTATCACAGTGGTAGTGGAATCTTAAACCAATATGGAGCTTCTTCTAGTGGTAATGTCTACAGAAACAACACACTTTACGGTAATACCAACTTCAATCCAAGTGCAAACAGTATTGTAGAAAACAATAAGATTTATGCAACCACAAATATTGCTGCTAATACAACTGTAGTAGGCAATACTTTCCAAAATGTTGCTATTTCCGGAACAAACACTACATTTACAAACAATACTGTAACTGTAAGTGGTAATGAAAACACTATAAAAGATAACAATATAGTTTCTTCCGGTGAATATGCTGTCGATTTAAAATCAACCGTAAATAACATTGTAGTTGATAATGTATTATATGCTAAGGAATTAGCTGGTGATGCAGCTGTCAAATATGACAATGAAAACAATACTATAAGTCACAACTATCCGTTAGAATCTGCATTAATTGTAGAAGCTGATGATATTTTTGTTGGTCAGGATGCTATTGTTAACATCAGATTCAATGAATCTGTTGAAGGTACTGTTGAAGTAATACTCAATGGTAAAAAATACAATGTAGACGTTACTGATGGTAAAGCACAACTCAATGTTTCAAACTTACCTGCTAGCAAATACACAGTAGGAGTTTACTTCGATGGTAATTTAAAATACACTACTATTGAAAACTCAACTGATTTCACAGTTCAAAAATTAGATACTAAAACTAATGTTACTGTTCCTAGTGATGTTAAAGCTGGTGAGGAAGCTGTTATTGATGTTGTTATTCCTGGTGCTAGTGGTAATGTCAGTGTTGTTGTAAATGGTGCTTAAGAATATTGAACCTGGTGATTATAATATTGCAATGGTCTACGATGGTGATAACACCTATGGTCCTGCTGTTGTTACTGGTTCATTCAGTGTTGATAAGTTAGCTAGTGATCTTAATGTTACTGTTCCTAGTGATGTTAAAGCTGGTGAAAATGCTGTTATTGATGTTGTTATTCCTGGTGCTAGTGGTAATGTCAGTGTTGTTGTAAATGGTGTTGATACTGTTGTTGCTTTAGATGAGAATGGTACTGCTCAATTAGTGCTTAAGGATATTGTGCCTGGTGATTATAGTGTTGCTGTCGTTTATGATGGTGATAATACTTACAGTTCTGCTGTTGTTACTGGTTCATTCAGTGTTGATAAGTTAGCTAGTGATGTTAATGTTACTGTTCCTAGTGATGTTAAAGCTGGTGAATGGTGTTGATACTGTTCTTGCTTTAGATGAAAATGGTGCTGCTCAATTAGTCCTTACTAATGTTGAACCTGGTATTTATAATGTTGTAGTGGTCTATGATGGTGATAACACCTATGATTCTGCTGTTACAACTGGTTCATTTAATGTGGCTAAAGAATCTATTGATGCTAATATTACTGTTCCTAGTGATATTAAAGCTGGTGAAGAAGCTGTTATTGATATTGCTATTCCTGGTGCAACAGGTAATGTATCTGTCTTTGTTGATGGTGTTGAAAATGTTGTTCCTTTAGATGAGAATGGTACTGCTCAATTTATCATTCCTGCAGCTGAATCTGGTGAACAT
This is a stretch of genomic DNA from uncultured Methanobrevibacter sp.. It encodes these proteins:
- a CDS encoding Ig-like domain repeat protein, giving the protein MVLKNIEPGDYNIAMVYDGDNTYGPAVVTGSFSVDKLASDLNVTVPSDVKAGENAVIDVVIPGASGNVSVVVNGVDTVVALDENGTAQLVLKDIVPGDYSVAVVYDGDNTYSSAVVTGSFSVDKLASDVNVTVPSDVKAGEWC